Proteins encoded by one window of Candidatus Limnocylindrales bacterium:
- a CDS encoding tyrosine-type recombinase/integrase, whose translation MKRDLPRRVYLKHGAYWFVDLARKWHRLCAEKDGLPAMYRALAALSEREATSDRMPAVIGRWMDEKRPTWSAETVRNKERMEIVLARKLAEFTPASITTADCDEVLGSFRATPRTHNQYRDMLRQVLAYAARKGLREGWNPIDDIPGMSTPGRKRVVTDAELAALKRAALVRGEGDDAKAVRNGKGLVNMIDLALLTGQRISDVIKMRWQDVTAEGLYVEQGKRRKGQPGKRLLIEVTPALRAALNRCAPRDARIGFILKNERGTGYTYAGIRSAWVRACAAAGIEDLNIHDLRGRAGVDKTVAQGIESAKDLLGHDQLSTTEHYVEGKRVKRVKPTR comes from the coding sequence ATGAAGCGTGATCTGCCGCGGCGCGTGTACCTGAAGCACGGCGCCTACTGGTTCGTCGACCTGGCCAGGAAATGGCACCGCCTCTGCGCCGAGAAGGACGGGCTGCCGGCCATGTATCGGGCCCTGGCGGCGCTTTCCGAGCGCGAGGCGACGTCTGACCGCATGCCGGCCGTCATCGGACGCTGGATGGACGAGAAGCGGCCCACCTGGTCAGCCGAGACGGTGCGGAACAAGGAACGCATGGAGATCGTCCTGGCGCGCAAGCTGGCCGAGTTCACGCCGGCGAGCATCACGACGGCCGACTGCGACGAGGTGCTGGGCAGCTTCCGGGCGACGCCGCGCACGCACAACCAGTACCGCGACATGCTGCGCCAGGTGCTGGCCTACGCCGCGCGCAAGGGCCTGCGCGAGGGCTGGAACCCCATCGATGACATTCCGGGCATGAGCACCCCGGGCCGCAAGCGGGTCGTCACCGACGCCGAGCTGGCGGCGCTGAAGCGAGCGGCGCTGGTGCGCGGCGAAGGCGACGACGCCAAGGCCGTGCGCAACGGCAAGGGCCTGGTCAACATGATCGACCTGGCGCTGCTCACCGGCCAGCGCATCAGCGACGTCATCAAGATGCGCTGGCAGGACGTGACGGCCGAGGGCCTGTACGTCGAGCAGGGGAAGCGCCGCAAGGGCCAGCCCGGCAAGCGCCTGCTGATCGAGGTGACTCCGGCGCTGCGGGCAGCCCTCAACCGGTGCGCGCCGCGGGACGCACGCATCGGCTTCATCCTGAAGAACGAGCGCGGCACGGGCTACACCTACGCCGGCATCCGCTCGGCCTGGGTGCGAGCCTGTGCGGCGGCCGGCATCGAAGACCTCAACATCCACGACCTTCGCGGCCGCGCCGGCGTGGACAAGACCGTGGCCCAGGGCATCGAATCCGCGAAGGATCTGCTCGGGCAC